A segment of the Acidimicrobiales bacterium genome:
CGTCGGTCAAGCAACCGTACAGACGGAGTTCACCCCGGCACGAGGCCCGGAGAAACAAGGTCGTAACACCGCCGCCCCAGGATGGGGGGATGCCGCTGCGCCCGCTCGAGGGCTACACCGTGGGCGTCACCGCCGATCGCCGGTGGGAGGACCAGGCCGAGCTGCTGCGCCGGCGCGGCGCCCGGGTGATGCACGGCCCGAGCATCGCCACTCAGTACCTGGCGTCCGACGAGGCCCTGCGCACCGCCACCGCGTCGGTGGCCGCCGACCCGCCCGACTACCTGGTGGCCACCACCGGCATCGGCATGCGGGCGTGGCTGGAGGCGGCCCAGGCCTGGGGCATGGGCGAGGCGTTGCAGGCCGCACTGAACCCGGCGCGCATCGTGGCACGCGGGCCCAAGTCGGCCGGCGCCGTCCAGGCGGCCGGGCTGGCCGTGTGGCAGTCGTCCCCCAACGAGCGGCTCGACCAGCTGGTCCCCCTCCTGCTGGCCGAGCCGCTCGTCGGGATGCGCGTCGCCGTCCAGGAGGCGGGCGCCGAGGCGGCCGACATCTCGGCCGCCCTCCGGGCCGCCGGCGCCGAGGTCGTCGCCGTCCCCGTGTACCGCTGGCGCATGCCCGACGACACGGGCCCGGCCCTGCGCCTGGTCGACGCCGCCTGCGAGGGCCGGGTGGACGCGGTGACCTTCACCAGTGCGCCCGCCGTCCAGAACCTCTTCGACGTCGCCGCCGGCAACGACCGTGACGAGCACCTACGCCGGGCGTTCAACAATGGCGGCCTGGTGGCCGCCTGCGTCGGTGGCGTGTGTGCAGGGGTCGCCCGCGAGCACGGGATCGACGAGCCGGTGGAGCCGCCGGTGGGACGTCTCGGGCTGATGATCCGCGCCCTCAGCGACCGCTTCGAGGACCGCCGGCGGACGCTCACGCTGGCCGGCACCGAGGTGATCGTGCAGGGGTTCGCCGTGCAGATCGGCGACCGCGTGGTCGAGATGCCCCCCCTGGAGCAGGCCGCCTTCACACTGCTGGCCTACCGCCCGGGCGCCGTGGTATCCCGACCCGTGCTGCTCCACAGGCTGTGGGGGTCGGCGGCCGCCGATCCGCACCTGCT
Coding sequences within it:
- a CDS encoding uroporphyrinogen-III synthase; this translates as MPLRPLEGYTVGVTADRRWEDQAELLRRRGARVMHGPSIATQYLASDEALRTATASVAADPPDYLVATTGIGMRAWLEAAQAWGMGEALQAALNPARIVARGPKSAGAVQAAGLAVWQSSPNERLDQLVPLLLAEPLVGMRVAVQEAGAEAADISAALRAAGAEVVAVPVYRWRMPDDTGPALRLVDAACEGRVDAVTFTSAPAVQNLFDVAAGNDRDEHLRRAFNNGGLVAACVGGVCAGVAREHGIDEPVEPPVGRLGLMIRALSDRFEDRRRTLTLAGTEVIVQGFAVQIGDRVVEMPPLEQAAFTLLAYRPGAVVSRPVLLHRLWGSAAADPHLLEATITRLRRRLGPCGAALRPSPGRGYRLDVSAPVAAASLLDGA